The following proteins are encoded in a genomic region of Rissa tridactyla isolate bRisTri1 chromosome 5, bRisTri1.patW.cur.20221130, whole genome shotgun sequence:
- the IRF2 gene encoding interferon regulatory factor 2 has translation MPVERMRMRPWLEEQINSNMIPGLKWLNKEKKIFQIPWMHAARHGWDVEKDAPLFRNWAIHTGKYQSGVDKPDPKTWKANFRCAMNSLPDIEEVKDKSIKKGNNAFRVYRMLPLSERPSKKGKKTKSEKDDKFKQIKQEPVESSFGINGLNDVTSDYFLSSTIKNEVDSTVNFVVVGQPHLDGSSEEQVIVANPPDVCQVVEVTTESDEPPLSMSHLYPLQISPVSSYAESETTDSVPSDEENAGGRLHWQKKNIEGKQYLSNLGMRNTSHMLPSMATFVANKPDLQVTIKEESCPLPYNSSWPPFPDIPLPQVVSTASTSSSRPDRETRASVIKKTSDITQSRVKSC, from the exons ATGCCTGTCGAAAGGATGCGGATGCGCCCCTGGCTGGAAGAGCAAATCAACTCTAACATGATACCGGGGCTGAAATGGCTAAATAAG GAGAAGAAGATTTTTCAGATTCCCTGGATGCATGCCGCAAGACATGGGTGGGATGTTGAAAAAGATGCTCCCTTATTTAGAAACTGGGCAATTCACACAG GAAAATACCAGTCAGGAGTAGATAAACCCGACCCAAAGACGTGGAAGGCAAACTTCCGTTGTGCTATGAACTCTCTGCCTGACATAGAAGAAGTGAAGGACAAAAgtataaagaaaggaaacaatgcCTTCAGGGTGTACCGAATGCTGCCGTTATCTGAAAGACCTTCCAAAAAAG ggaaaaaaacgAAGTCCGAGAAGGATGACAAGTTCAAACAAATTAAG CAAGAGCCAGTTGAATCATCTTTTGGGATTAATGGGCTAAATGATGTCACTTCTGACTATTTCCTGTCCTCCACTATAAAAAATGAAGTTGACAGTACAGTGAACTTTGTAG TTGTAGGACAGCCGCACCTTGATGGCAGCAGTGAGGAGCAGGTGATAGTTGCCAATCCTCCTGACGTTTGCCAGGTAGTAGAGGTGACAACAGAAAGCGACGAACCGCCcctcagcatgagccatctgtACCCCCTACAGATCTCCCCTGTCTCGTCCTATGCAG AAAGTGAAACGACCGACAGCGTTCCAAGCGATGAAGAAAATGCAGGG gGACGGCTTcactggcagaagaaaaacattgaagGCAAACAGTATCTCAGCAATCTGGGAATGAGGAACACTTCTCATATGCTTCCCAGCATGGCAACTTTTGTAGCCAACAAGCCTGACCTCCAAGTCACCATCAAAGAAGAAAGCTGCCCACTGCCTTACAACAGCTCCTGGCCCCCTTTCCCAGACATCCCTCTGCCACAAGTAGTGTCCACAGCCTCCACGAGCAGCAGCCGGCCAGACCGCGAGACACGGGCCAGCGTCATCAAGAAAACGTCAGACATCACCCAGTCGAGAGTCAAGAGCTGCTAA